The DNA region CAAGGACGAGCTCCTCGTCCTCTCCAACCTGACGACGCACTGGGGCCGCCCGCTGCAGGACGGCCCCGGCGATCACGGCCGCGCGCTCGGTTCGTATATGACGGGCGCGCAGGTCTACAAGACCGCGGGGGCAGATCTGAAGCTCGGGATCTCGGCCGATCAGATCGCCTCCGATGCGATCGGCCGGGAGACGCGGCTGCCGTCGCTCGAGGTCGGACTCGAGGAAGCGCGTCAGGCCGGTAACTGCGACAGCGGCTATTCCTGCGCCTACACGTATAACCTCGCCTGGCGGACGGAGACGCAGCCGTTGCCGCCGATCTCGGATCCGCGCGGGCTCTTCGAACGCCTGTTCGGCGCCGACGCCGACGAGCCCGCCGCGGCGCGCGCCAGGCGTCTGGCGATGCGCCAGAGCATCCTCGATGAAGTCACCGGCAGCACGTCTCGCCTGAAATCGACGCTGGGCGGCGCCGATCGCCGCAAACTGGACGAGTACCTGACGTCGGTCCGCGAGATCGAGCAGCAGGTCGATCGCGCCGCCGCGGACGGCGCGCTCGTCGAGCCCGGCATGGCGAAGCCCTTCGGGATCCCGGTCGAGTTTCCCGACTACTTCAGGCTGATGACCGACATGATGGTGCTGGCCTTCAAGGCCGACATCACGCGCATCTCGACGATGATCGTCGGGCGCGAGGGATCGGTTCGCGCCTATCCGGAGATCGGCGTGAACGACGGCCATCATCCGCTCACCCACCACCAAGGCAACATGGAGATGCTGGCGAAGGTCCGCCAGATCAACGAGCTGCACGCGGCCCTCTTCGCCGAATTCCTGCTGAAGCTGAAGCAGACGCCGGAAGCGGACTCGAATCTCCTCGATCGATCGATGATCGTCTACGGCAGCGGTCTCTCCGACGGCAACGTGCACACGCACGATCAGCTGCCGACGCTCGTCGCCGGCCGCGGCGGCGGGTTCGTCTCGCCCGGGCGGCACATCATCTATCAGCGCGAAACGCCCGTCACCAACCTCTTCCTGACGATGCTGCACCGGGTCGGGGTGGATCCGGATCACATCGGCGATTCGACAGGACGGCTGGGCGGGATCTCGCTGAGTTGACTTCGCAGCAGGACGCCAAGAGCGGTCCCGCGCCGATCGGGGTCATCTACGACACGTCGATGTCGCGCGCCGATGCCGCGCTGGCGCTTGCCGCGCTCCACGTCTCAGTCAGCCGCCGCGAGGCGCGCGTCAACGCCGTGTCGGTCAACGGATCCGGGTTCGACGCCGCGATCTTCTGCGACCTGGTCGCGCGCTTCTATCTCGGGCCGGGGCGGTCCAACAGCAACAACGCGCTGCCGATAGGATTCGCCGCGGAAACGTCGACCCCGGCGAACCCGCCGCTCGTCGAACGCGCGGTGAAGCGGACCCGCGCCGACGGACAGCTGCAGTATCCACGAACGCTGCAGTCGATCAGCGACAGCAGCGCGCCGGACGCGCTCCTGCGCAACGCCGTCACGCTCAGCGTTGAAGCGGTCGTCGTGCTGAGCGCGCCGGCGGCCTGGCTGGCACGCTCGCTCGCGCTGACCGGAACGGTGGCGCGATATAGAGAACGCGTGAAACGGGTGGTCCTCGTGGACGCCGGCGATCTCGAACGCGACCCGGCGGCGTTGAAGTCGTTGACCGCCGCACTGCCGGCGCCGCCGGTTACCTGCGGACGCGAGATCGGGGAGGCGCTGAAGCTTCCGAAGACGCAGCTGGCGACCGCCTTCACCTGGAGCGACGCCAACCCCATTGCCGACGCGGTGTCGGCGGCCGAAGGCGACGTCGTCGCATTGCACGATCTGGCAGCGCTGCACTATGCGCTGCACCCAGACGCCGGGTTCTTCTCGGTGTCCGGCGGACGGCTCTCGATTGATTCCACGAAGGCGCGGGACTGCCGCGAAGCGCTCGTGGCGCTCGCGACCTCGAAGCCGGCGGCGCCGGCCTCGGGACGAGGCGGCGGCTAGAGAAGCTCGGCGCGGCGCGCGGACTCGATCACCGCGAAGCCTGTGCCGCCTGTTCGGTCTGGACATCCGAGCCAGGCGGCCTGGGGCCCCAAAACATGTGCGAAGCTGACTTCTGGCCGGTGAATTGCTAAGTTTTTAGCCGTGTGCTATTTTCTCAGCACCTTTTGCCGGCAGGTCCCGTCTAAGCCTACGTATGTCAACCGCCCAGCACCGCGATCTGAGCCGCCGCGAGCGGCAGATTCTCGACATCCTTTATGAGCGTGGCCACGCCACCGCCGCGGACGTCCAGGCCGGCCTGCCGGAACCGCCCAGCTATTCGGCGGTTCGCGCGCTGCTGCGCATCCTCGAAGACAAGGGGCACGTCCGCCATCAGCAGGATGGTCCGCGGTACGTGTACCTGCCGACGCTCGCGCGCGACAACGCGAAGCGGTCGGCGATGCACCACATGCTGAAGACGTTCTTCGACGGGTCGGCCGAACAAGCGATCTCGGCGCTGCTCGACGAGAACTCGTCGCGGTTGTCGTCTGCTGAACTCGATCGACTCGCGCGCCTCATCGACACGGCGCGCCGGAGCGGAGTGTAACGCCATGCCGGTCCTCTCGTTGCCGCTGCTGTTCGAAGCCGTCGCCCGCGCGACGGTAATCCTTGCGTCGACCGGGGTCGCCGCCGCCGTGCTCCGCCGTTCGTCGGCGGCGGCCCGGCATCTCGTATGGGCGTTCGGGCTCGTCAGCGCCCTGCTCGTGCCGGCATGCTCGCTGGCGCTGCCGCGCTGGGAACTGCCGATCGTGACGGTGCCGTCGGGCTTCGTCCAAACGGCCGTGTCGCGTCCGATTTCAGCGGCAGTCACGGGCGCACCCAGCCGTACGAGCGATTCGACGGATCGGACGCTGGCCGCACCGGGTGCGGCCGCACTTCCCGTTCGCGCGGTACCGGCGCCACGCGTGGCGGTCCTGGCGCTTTCGACCGGCACGATCCTGCTGCTGATCTGGGCCGCCGGCGCGGCGATCGTGATCGCGCGGATGCTGCTGGGGCTCGCAGCAGTGTGGCTGATGTCGCACCGTACGCGCGGGAACGCGACCGGTCCGTGGCTGCCGCTGGCGCGGGCGCTGGCGTCGGATCTCGGCCTGAGGCGCGTCCGCTTCGTCCAGAGCGCGACGGCGGCGATGCCGATGGCGTGGGGCGTCTTCCGCGGTGCAGTGCTGATGCCCGCCGACGCCGACGCGTGGCCTGAGCATCGGCTGCGCGTGGTGCTGCTGCACGAGCTGGCGCACGTGAAGCGCCGTGACTGCCTCATGCATCTCGTCGCGCAGATCGTCTGCGCCGCGTACTGGTTCAATCCGCTCGCCTGGATGGCGGCGCGGCGGCTGCGCAGCGAACGCGAACGCGCCTGCGACGACATGGTCCTCGAGGCGGGCACCCGCGGATCGGACTACGCCGACGAGCTGCTCGACATTGCCCGCGCCATGCCGTCGCAGCGGTTCCCTGCCGTCTTCGGAGGCGCGAGCCTCGCGATGGCGCACCGCTCGCAGCTCGAGGGACGCCTGATCGCGATCCTCGATCCGAAGCTGCCGCGGCGCGGCCTGAGCCGGGCGCGGACGGCCGCGGCCGCCGCGCTCTTCGCCGTCCTCATTCTCTCGACCGCCTCGGTGCAGCCGTGGGCCGAGGCGCCGGCGGCGATCCAAACCGCGTCTGCCGGCACCGCCCGGGCTGAAGCCGCACGTCCGGTCGAATCAGATCCAGGCGAGGCGGCTGTAAAGGCGCGCGCGTCGGCCCGGGACGAGCAGGCGAGCCAGGCGGTGATTCAGGACCGCGTACAAGGCACGCTCGAGGGACGCGTACAGGGAACCGTCGAGCAGTCCGTCCATCACACCGTCGAAGGCACGGCCGGCGTGGTCGAGGGTGTGATCCAAGGCCTCACCGAAGGCGTCACGGCCGGAGTGCTCGGCGGTATCACGGGCGGGATCCCTGGGGGCGTCTCGCAGGAAGAGCCGTTTACCCTGCAGACCCCAACGCCGACTCCCATGCCGACCCCGACCCCCACACCGACCCCGACCCCCCTCGCGGCGCCCGAAGGGCCCAGGGCGAAGATGGATCCCCGCGCCGTCGCGGCGCTGACCGAGGCGCTGAAGGACAGCGACAAAGAGGTCCGCGAAACGGCGATGCACGCACTCGTGCAGCTGCGCGACCCGCGCATCTTCGATCCGCTCGTCGCCGCGCTCAAGGACACAAACCCGGACGTCCGCCAGCAGGCGGTGTTCGGGCTCGGCCAGCTCCGCGACCCGCGCGCCGTCGAGCCGCTGATGGGCGTGCTGCACGACACGAACGCCGACGTCCGCCAGCAGGCGATCTTCGCGCTCGGTCAATTGCGGGACAAGCGGGCGACCGAAGCATTCATCTCGGCGCTGAAAGACGACAACGCCGACGTCCGCGAGCAGGCCGCCTTCGCGATCGGCCAGCTTCGCGACCCGCGCGCCATTGAACCGCTGGTCATCGCACTGAAGGACGGCAACGCTGACGTGCGCGCGCAGGCCGCCTTCGCGCTTGGCCAGCTCCGCGACCCGCGCGCCATCGACGGCCTGACCGCTGCGCTGAAGGACGGCAATGCCGACGTCCGCAAGCAGGCCGCGTTCGCGCTCGGGCAAATCCGCTACTAACTGACGCTCCGCCGCGGCGATCGCCTTCCGCGATCGCGCATACGGGGTGCGTATCGAAGTGCTGTTTTTCTAGCATGAAGAGGGAGTTCCCGTCCATGAGCCCACTCGCCGTGTTCGTCCGCACGCTCCTCAAATCGAGCGCAATCTTCATCGGCGCCACAGCCATCCTGCTCCACCCGTCGCTCGAGTGGCGCTCGTCGGCGCAGCGCGGCGTCTTGGTCGGCGCGCAGCAGTCGGGGACCGAAGCCGCCGTCGACGCGCTGATCGGCGCGCTCAAGGACAGCGACGCCGGCGTCCGCAGGGAGGCCGCGCGCGCGCTCGCCCAGATGAACAGCCGCCGCGCCGTACCCGCACTCGCCGGTGCGCTGAGCGACGCCGATCCGCAGATCCGCGCGGCGGTCGCCGCGGCGCTCGGTGAAATCGGCGACACCGCCGCGACTGACGCGCTCGTCGCCGCCGTCAAGGACAAGGTGGTGGACGTTCGCAAGCGTGCCATCTCCGCGCTCGGCGAGATCGGCGACGCCAAGGCACTCGATGCGCTGACGCAGGCGCTGAAGGACGAGGACGCCGGCGTCCGCCGCGCCGCCGCGTCCGCGATCGCCGAGATCGGCGGCGACGGCGGCCCGCATCCGCACCCCCATCCGCATCCGCGTCCGGCCGCCGTCCGCATGGTGGTGCGGTGATGAAGGCGTCGCTCGTCGCGCTCTCGTTCGTTGCCTTCGCCGCGCAGCACGACGTCACCGCAGCGGCCGCGGGCCTTGCGTCGGCCGATCCCGCGGTTCGCACGCACGCGGCGTGCGAGCTGCGCGAACTCGGCAGTGAGGCCGCGCCGTTGGCGCCACGTCTGGCGGCGATGCTCGCCGATGGATCCCCTGTCGATGCTGCCGTCTGCGGTGAACGCACCTGGCGCTTCCGCGGCGCGCAGGAACCGACGACACCTGGCGAGCAGGCGGCATCGGCGCTCGTCGCCATCGGCGAGCCCGCGAAGCCGCTCCTGCGCACGGCGCTCGGCGGACCGGCCTGGATCGCGCGGAAGAACGCCGCGTGGGGTCTCGGCGCCGTGAAGGATTCGGAAGCGGTGCCGCCGCTGCTCGACGCGCTCAAGGACACCGACGCCGGCGTGCGCGAGCAGGTGGCCTGGGCGCTCGGCGCGATCGGCGACCGGCGCGCCGTCGACGGTCTGGTCGCGGCGCTCGGCGACGGCGTCGCCGGTGTCCGCAAGCAGGCGGCCTGGGCGCTCGGCGCGCTGGGCGACCGCCGCGCGGTGAGCGGCCTGACGCGCGCGCTGAAGGACGCCGACGCCGGCGTCCGCAAGCAGGCGGCCTGGGCGCTCGGAGCGATCGGTGGGTGATCTCCGATTCGCGCTGCGTACCTTCGCCAGGGCCCCCGGCTTCACCGCCATGGCGATCGTCGCGCTCGCGCTCGGCATCGGTGCCAACACCGCGATCTTCAGTCTCGTCTACACCGTCCTCCTGAAGCCGCTCCCGTTCCGCCAGCCCGATCGGCTTGCGGTCATTTGGGAGCGCAGTCCCGCGCGCAATCTCAACAAGAACGTCGGATCGCCGGGCAATTACCTGCGCTGGCGCGAGATGAACACCACGTTCACCGACATGTCGGTCGTGTCGCTGACCTTCCGCGCCGCGCTGACTGGCGACAGCCAGCCCGAAGAGGTGCCCGAACAGATCGTCAACGCCACGCTCTTTCCGATGCTCGGCGTCGGCGCCGCCATGGGACGGGTGTTCACCGACGCCGAAGACACGCCGCACGCGCCACCCGTCATCTTGATCAGCGATCGGCTCTGGAAGCGCCGTTTCGGCGCCGACCCGCGGATCGTCAATCGCACGATTCGCGTCGACGGCACGCCGACCACGATCGTCGGCGTCATGCCGCCGCGCTTCGCGATTCTCGATCGCAGCGTGGACGTGTGGGTGCCGGCCGGCTTCTCGGACGCGGCGCGGACGCCGCGCGGCCGCTGGCTGATGGTGGTGGCGCGCCTCAAGAACAACATGACGATGACCCAGGCGCAGACCGACATGACGCGCGTCGCCGGCCTGCTCGCGGAACAGTTCCCGCAGTTCGACGGCGCCTGGACGGCGCTCGTCGTACCGCTGACCGATCAGTTGACCGGCGACATCCGGCCGGCACTACTCGTCATGTTCGGGGCGGTTGCCTTCGTGCTGCTGATCGCCTGCGCCAATGTCGCCAACCTGCTGCTTGCGCGCGCGGCGGCGCGCCAGCGGGAAATGGCGCTGCGCGCCGCTCTCGGTGCCGATCGCTGGCGCCTGATCCGGCAGCTGCTCACGGAGAGTTTGATGCTGTCGGCGGCCGGCGGCGCCGCCGGAGTGCTCCTCGCGTGGGGAGGCGTAGTGCTCGTCCGCACGACCATCGCCGCGAAACTGCCGATCGCGCGCCTCGACGAAGCCGGCCTCGACGGCAGCGTGCTCGTATTCGCCCTGGCCGTCGCAATCGCGAGCGCGCTCTTCTTCGGCTGCGTTCCGGCGGTTGCGGCCGCCGGTGTGTCGCTGACCGCGGTGCTCAAGGACGGCGGACGAACCGGCACCGCCGGACGCGGCCGCGCCCGGCAGGCGTTCGTGGTGGTCGAAATCGCGCTGGCGCTGGTCCTGCTCGTCGGCGCGGGACTTCTGGCGCGGAGCTTCTGGACGCTGGTGCACGTCGACGCCGGCTTCGAGGCGGCGCGCACGATCACCATGAAAGTCTCGCTGCCCTCGGCAGCCTACCGAGAGCCGGCGCAGATGGTCGCGTTCTTCGATCGACTGTTCGAGCGCCTCGACGCCGTGCCGGGGGTGCAATCGTCGGGCGGCGTCAGCTTTCTCCCGCTGAAC from Vicinamibacterales bacterium includes:
- a CDS encoding BlaI/MecI/CopY family transcriptional regulator, whose translation is MSTAQHRDLSRRERQILDILYERGHATAADVQAGLPEPPSYSAVRALLRILEDKGHVRHQQDGPRYVYLPTLARDNAKRSAMHHMLKTFFDGSAEQAISALLDENSSRLSSAELDRLARLIDTARRSGV
- a CDS encoding DUF1552 domain-containing protein; this encodes MIVTGKSLSRRMVLKGIGTTLALPLLDAMVPAFARAAEAPVRLAWFYVPNGIDMRHWTPPTEGALGTLEGILAPMNAVKDELLVLSNLTTHWGRPLQDGPGDHGRALGSYMTGAQVYKTAGADLKLGISADQIASDAIGRETRLPSLEVGLEEARQAGNCDSGYSCAYTYNLAWRTETQPLPPISDPRGLFERLFGADADEPAAARARRLAMRQSILDEVTGSTSRLKSTLGGADRRKLDEYLTSVREIEQQVDRAAADGALVEPGMAKPFGIPVEFPDYFRLMTDMMVLAFKADITRISTMIVGREGSVRAYPEIGVNDGHHPLTHHQGNMEMLAKVRQINELHAALFAEFLLKLKQTPEADSNLLDRSMIVYGSGLSDGNVHTHDQLPTLVAGRGGGFVSPGRHIIYQRETPVTNLFLTMLHRVGVDPDHIGDSTGRLGGISLS
- a CDS encoding HEAT repeat domain-containing protein, which codes for MSPLAVFVRTLLKSSAIFIGATAILLHPSLEWRSSAQRGVLVGAQQSGTEAAVDALIGALKDSDAGVRREAARALAQMNSRRAVPALAGALSDADPQIRAAVAAALGEIGDTAATDALVAAVKDKVVDVRKRAISALGEIGDAKALDALTQALKDEDAGVRRAAASAIAEIGGDGGPHPHPHPHPRPAAVRMVVR
- a CDS encoding HEAT repeat domain-containing protein, whose protein sequence is MKASLVALSFVAFAAQHDVTAAAAGLASADPAVRTHAACELRELGSEAAPLAPRLAAMLADGSPVDAAVCGERTWRFRGAQEPTTPGEQAASALVAIGEPAKPLLRTALGGPAWIARKNAAWGLGAVKDSEAVPPLLDALKDTDAGVREQVAWALGAIGDRRAVDGLVAALGDGVAGVRKQAAWALGALGDRRAVSGLTRALKDADAGVRKQAAWALGAIGG
- a CDS encoding M56 family metallopeptidase, with protein sequence MPVLSLPLLFEAVARATVILASTGVAAAVLRRSSAAARHLVWAFGLVSALLVPACSLALPRWELPIVTVPSGFVQTAVSRPISAAVTGAPSRTSDSTDRTLAAPGAAALPVRAVPAPRVAVLALSTGTILLLIWAAGAAIVIARMLLGLAAVWLMSHRTRGNATGPWLPLARALASDLGLRRVRFVQSATAAMPMAWGVFRGAVLMPADADAWPEHRLRVVLLHELAHVKRRDCLMHLVAQIVCAAYWFNPLAWMAARRLRSERERACDDMVLEAGTRGSDYADELLDIARAMPSQRFPAVFGGASLAMAHRSQLEGRLIAILDPKLPRRGLSRARTAAAAALFAVLILSTASVQPWAEAPAAIQTASAGTARAEAARPVESDPGEAAVKARASARDEQASQAVIQDRVQGTLEGRVQGTVEQSVHHTVEGTAGVVEGVIQGLTEGVTAGVLGGITGGIPGGVSQEEPFTLQTPTPTPMPTPTPTPTPTPLAAPEGPRAKMDPRAVAALTEALKDSDKEVRETAMHALVQLRDPRIFDPLVAALKDTNPDVRQQAVFGLGQLRDPRAVEPLMGVLHDTNADVRQQAIFALGQLRDKRATEAFISALKDDNADVREQAAFAIGQLRDPRAIEPLVIALKDGNADVRAQAAFALGQLRDPRAIDGLTAALKDGNADVRKQAAFALGQIRY
- a CDS encoding ABC transporter permease; the encoded protein is MGDLRFALRTFARAPGFTAMAIVALALGIGANTAIFSLVYTVLLKPLPFRQPDRLAVIWERSPARNLNKNVGSPGNYLRWREMNTTFTDMSVVSLTFRAALTGDSQPEEVPEQIVNATLFPMLGVGAAMGRVFTDAEDTPHAPPVILISDRLWKRRFGADPRIVNRTIRVDGTPTTIVGVMPPRFAILDRSVDVWVPAGFSDAARTPRGRWLMVVARLKNNMTMTQAQTDMTRVAGLLAEQFPQFDGAWTALVVPLTDQLTGDIRPALLVMFGAVAFVLLIACANVANLLLARAAARQREMALRAALGADRWRLIRQLLTESLMLSAAGGAAGVLLAWGGVVLVRTTIAAKLPIARLDEAGLDGSVLVFALAVAIASALFFGCVPAVAAAGVSLTAVLKDGGRTGTAGRGRARQAFVVVEIALALVLLVGAGLLARSFWTLVHVDAGFEAARTITMKVSLPSAAYREPAQMVAFFDRLFERLDAVPGVQSSGGVSFLPLNGLSAATSFSIVGRPAPTPGAEPGAEVKVVTHDYFKTMGIPLLRGRLFDGRDTAPGTRRIVVSTALAGKYFAGTDPVGKQIVLSWNDPGPDEIIGVVGDVRSTSLEAEPKPASYLPPARFAYPYTTVTVRAAADARRLAPELVAAVHALDANVPVSDVRTMDEVVSISTAERRLTMLLLVAFALLAMVLAAVGIYAVISYTVAQRTQEIGIRIALGAARGVVVRMVVGQAMTLAAAGIGCGAAGAWLLTRLMQKLLFGVAPSDPPTFAAVALTLAIVAVSAALVPAMRATRVDPTVALRT